A stretch of Vigna radiata var. radiata cultivar VC1973A unplaced genomic scaffold, Vradiata_ver6 scaffold_170, whole genome shotgun sequence DNA encodes these proteins:
- the LOC106780290 gene encoding cation/H(+) antiporter 3-like, translating into MDVDTLFASINEINVSDHTAKCGVCLKTPPNIASDGLWGKHSTEGSPLKSSMPIFLLQVVLIYTVTRTLNYPLKKLGFPAIFSQLMAGLILGPSLSMLEKEKTMLFPYGSQDTLATIASLGYMLFVFENGVKMDFSMITRTGRQGWIIAIVGLLFPLVIGYSSVERISKLTSQGTIVHSTVVILMTQNMTSFTVIASVLNDLQILNSELGRLALSSALVGDTLSNILVIASAAFDTRKVNANSIDLVLLFAIIIIIFFVYRPAMFLVIEHTPESQEVKDIYINVIIGVLFVLGWCSMLFNIEFILLPFLYGLATPDGPPLGSSLVKRVHTFGLEFLMPIFVTTCAMKMNYSLVEFTSPIFIGTVLMIVIGHLMKLISYLASALFFKLSLKDALSLALLLDCKGVVEVAMYSSALDKRDIQPIRYTVALTMIMISNSVVQLLVKRLYDPSRKYFGYQKRNMSDLKFDSNLRILVCIHKHHHTVPIIPALDLFNPTPMYPTTVDVLHLIELVGRSSPIFISHKMKRGVPSFARNSYSENVILSFKLYEDEKLGATTMYPYTAISPPTLMHEDVCYLALDKVASIIILPFHRRWSFDGKIEHEDKTVRLLNCKVMDKAPCSVGILVTRFVRKSGSPLRLAMIFFGGDDDREALCLANRAAKDTANVNLVVYHITTSENKDEKHNEDIMLDRTILKNAKRECSRMKNVVYEEITVEGGAQVASVLHRMAEDHDFFIVGRRHGIDCPQTKSLQEWSEFPELGVIGDFLASPDLDCKSSVLVVQQQKFYH; encoded by the exons ATGGATGTGGATACATTGTTTGCTTCAATTAATGAGATCAATGTTTCAGATCATACTGCAAAATGTGGTGTTTGCCTTAAGACTCCACCCAATATTGCATCAGATGGCCTATGGGGAAAACATAGCACAGAAGGATCTCCTTTAAAGTCATCTATGCCAATATTTCTACTCCAAGTGGTTTTGATTTACACTGTAACACGAACTTTGAATTACCCTTTAAAAAAGCTGGGTTTTCCTGCCATTTTTTCACAATTGATG GCTGGGCTCATTTTAGGACCATCCTTGAGTATGTTGGAGAAAGAGAAGACAATGTTGTTTCCTTATGGAAGTCAAGACACACTTGCTACAATAGCATCACTTGGTTATATGTTATTTGTCTTTGAGAATGGTGTGAAAATGGATTTCAGCATGATCACCAGAACAGGAAGACAAGGATGGATCATTGCCATTGTGGGGTTGCTATTTCCTCTAGTAATTGGTTATTCATCTGTAGAACGCATTTCTAAACTTACATCCCAGGGTACAATAGTGCATTCCACCGTTGTTATATTGATGACACAGAACATGACTTCATTTACAGTGATTGCCTCCGTCCTCAATGACCTTCAAATCCTAAACTCTGAACTTGGAAGATTGGCGTTATCTTCTGCACTGGTGGGTGACACGCTGAGTAATATTCTTGTAATTGCATCTGCAGCCTTTGATACCAGGAAAGTGAATGCAAATAGTATAGATTTGGTGTTGCTTTTCGctataataattatcattttctttgtctATCGGCCTGCAATGTTCTTGGTGATTGAACACACACCAGAAAGCCAAGAAGTGAAGGATATTTACATCAACGTTATCATTGGGgttctttttgttttgggttGGTGTTCAATGCTATTCAATATAGAATTCATTCTTCTACCTTTCCTTTATGGATTGGCTACACCAGATGGACCTCCATTAGGATCTTCATTAGTTAAAAGGGTTCATACTTTTGGTTTAGAATTTCTCATGCCAATCTTCGTCACTACATGTGCAATGAAGATGAATTATTCCTTGGTAGAATTCACATCACCTATATTTATAGGCACTGTCCTTATGATCGTTATCGGTCATCTAATGAAGCTTATATCTTACCTAGCATCTGCACTCTTTTTCAAGCTATCACTAAAGGATGCACTTTCTCTTGCCCTCCTTCTAGATTGCAAAGGCGTTGTGGAAGTAGCCATGTATAGCTCTGCATTGGACAAAAGG GACATCCAACCTATACGTTATACTGTGGCTCTAACAATGATCATGATCTCAAATAGCGTTGTGCAATTGCTGGTGAAACGTTTGTATGACCcttcaagaaaatattttggctACCAGAAAAGGAACATGTCTGATTTGAAATTTGACTCTAATCTCCGGATCCTTGTTTGTATTCATAAACATCATCACACAGTACCTATAATACCAGCTCTTGATCTATTTAATCCTACACCAATGTATCCAACAACTGTGGATGTTCTTCATCTGATTGAACTAGTAGGGCGTTCTAGTCCTATTTTCATTTCTCACAAGATGAAAAGAGGTGTTCCTTCTTTTGCAAGAAACTCCTACTCGGAGAATGTCATCCTTTCCTTCAAACTCTATGAAGATGAAAAGCTAGGTGCAACAACAATGTACCCTTATACAGCCATATCTCCACCTACACTGATGCATGAAGATGTGTGCTACCTTGCATTGGATAAAGTAGCATCAATCATCATTCTTCCTTTTCATAGAAGATGGTCTTTTGATGGAAAAATTGAACACGAGGACAAGACTGTGAGGTTACTGAATTGTAAGGTGATGGATAAGGCTCCATGCTCGGTTGGAATATTAGTGACTCGTTTTGTTCGTAAAAGTGGTTCACCACTTCGATTAGCCATGATCTTTTTCGGTGGTGATGATGATAGAGAGGCTTTGTGCTTGGCCAATAGAGCAGCCAAAGACACTGCTAATGTTAATCTTGTGGTGTATCACATTACAACAAGCGAAAACAAGGATGAAAAACATAACGAGGACATTATGCTTGATcgtacaatattaaaaaatgctAAAAGAGAATGTTCTCGTATGAAAAATGTTGTGTATGAGGAAATAACAGTGGAGGGTGGTGCCCAAGTAGCTTCTGTTCTTCACCGTATGGCAGAAGATCATGACTTTTTTATAGTTGGGAGACGCCATGGTATTGATTGTCCTCAAACAAAAAGTCTTCAAGAATGGAGTGAGTTTCCAGAGTTAGGTGTCATAGGTGATTTTCTTGCTTCTCCAGATCTTGATTGCAAATCATCTGTTTTGGTAgtgcaacaacaaaaattttaccattaa